A window from Sphingobacterium hotanense encodes these proteins:
- the metK gene encoding methionine adenosyltransferase produces the protein MAYLFTSESVSEGHPDKIADQISDALIDNFLAWDEDSRVAIETLVTTGQVVLAGEVKSKIYLDVQKITRQVIEKIGYTKSEYMFEANSCGVLSAIHEQSADINQGVDRISKQEQGAGDQGIMFGYANNETENYMPLALDISHRLLYELAALRRENREITYLRPDAKSQVTLEYDDNHQPIRIDTIVISTQHDDFASESEMQEKIKTDIINILIPRVKAQLKPELQALFNAEIKYHINPTGKFVIGGPHGDTGLTGRKIIVDTYGGKGAHGGGAFSGKDPSKVDRSAAYATRHIAKNLVAAGVADEILVQISYAIGVKDPMGIYVNTYGTSKINKTDGEIAEVIAQLFDMTPYGIETRLGLRNPIYAETAAYGHMGRTPKTVTKTFENSSGESKTMEVELFTWEKLDYVDKVKAAFGI, from the coding sequence ATGGCATATTTATTTACTTCCGAATCTGTATCTGAAGGACATCCAGATAAAATCGCAGACCAAATTTCGGACGCTCTAATCGACAACTTTTTAGCATGGGATGAAGATTCTCGTGTAGCAATTGAAACCCTTGTAACTACGGGACAGGTAGTTTTAGCTGGTGAGGTAAAATCAAAAATCTATTTAGATGTACAAAAGATCACGAGACAAGTCATCGAAAAGATCGGCTATACCAAGTCAGAATATATGTTCGAAGCGAACTCCTGCGGCGTGCTGTCAGCGATTCATGAGCAATCGGCAGATATTAACCAAGGAGTAGACCGCATCAGTAAACAAGAGCAAGGCGCAGGCGACCAAGGTATCATGTTCGGTTATGCGAACAATGAAACAGAGAATTATATGCCTTTAGCATTAGATATCTCGCACCGACTGTTGTACGAACTTGCAGCGCTACGTCGTGAAAACAGAGAAATTACCTACTTACGTCCCGATGCGAAGTCTCAAGTTACTTTGGAATACGATGACAACCACCAACCTATCCGAATCGACACGATTGTTATCTCTACACAACATGATGACTTCGCTTCGGAATCGGAAATGCAGGAAAAAATCAAAACAGATATCATTAATATCTTGATCCCACGTGTTAAAGCACAATTGAAACCAGAACTTCAAGCTTTATTCAATGCAGAGATCAAATACCATATCAACCCAACGGGCAAGTTTGTAATCGGTGGTCCCCATGGCGATACAGGTTTGACTGGTAGAAAAATCATCGTTGATACCTACGGTGGTAAAGGTGCGCACGGTGGTGGAGCATTCTCCGGAAAAGACCCTTCAAAAGTAGACCGCTCCGCAGCTTATGCTACCCGTCATATCGCTAAGAACTTAGTGGCTGCCGGTGTTGCAGATGAAATATTAGTGCAGATTTCCTACGCGATTGGCGTGAAAGACCCAATGGGTATTTATGTCAATACATATGGTACATCTAAAATAAACAAAACGGATGGCGAAATTGCGGAGGTAATCGCTCAGTTATTTGACATGACACCATACGGCATTGAAACGAGATTAGGATTAAGAAACCCTATCTACGCGGAAACGGCTGCTTATGGACATATGGGAAGAACTCCAAAAACCGTAACGAAAACTTTCGAAAACTCCAGTGGTGAATCCAAAACGATGGAAGTTGAGTTGTTCACTTGGGAGAAGTTAGATTATGTTGATAAAGTAAAAGCAGCTTTTGGCATCTAA
- the fabD gene encoding ACP S-malonyltransferase — MKTAYIFPGQGAQFVGMGQDLYNLNEETKALFERANDILGFRITDIMFNGTEEDLKQTKVTQPAIFLHSVILAKALGADFQPAMVAGHSLGEFSALVAAGALTFEDGLRLVAKRANAMQKATEAEPGTMAAILGLEDIIVEEKCAEVDDIVVPANYNCPGQLVISGSVSGVDKACELLLEAGAKRALKLNVGGAFHSPLMELAKKELQDAILDVEIQVPVCPIYQNVDALPYQDPVAIKENLIAQLTGAVRWTQTIQTMLADGAESFVEVGPGAVLQGLVKKVDRQIPTASAKIGE, encoded by the coding sequence ATGAAGACAGCTTATATTTTCCCAGGACAGGGAGCTCAGTTTGTTGGCATGGGCCAGGACTTGTACAATTTAAATGAAGAAACGAAAGCCTTGTTCGAAAGAGCTAATGATATTTTAGGTTTCCGCATTACGGATATCATGTTCAATGGAACAGAAGAAGACCTTAAACAAACCAAAGTGACGCAACCTGCTATTTTCTTGCACTCGGTTATCTTAGCAAAAGCATTGGGTGCAGATTTTCAACCAGCCATGGTAGCTGGACACTCCTTAGGAGAGTTTTCGGCGTTGGTTGCTGCTGGTGCGTTAACTTTTGAGGATGGCCTGCGTTTGGTTGCAAAGCGTGCTAATGCGATGCAAAAGGCTACGGAAGCTGAGCCCGGCACGATGGCAGCGATCTTAGGGTTAGAAGATATTATCGTTGAGGAAAAATGTGCAGAGGTCGACGATATCGTAGTTCCTGCTAATTATAACTGCCCAGGCCAATTGGTGATCTCGGGTTCTGTATCCGGTGTTGATAAGGCTTGCGAACTGCTATTGGAGGCAGGTGCGAAACGCGCGCTTAAGTTGAATGTAGGTGGAGCATTCCACTCTCCATTGATGGAATTAGCGAAAAAAGAATTACAGGATGCTATTCTTGACGTTGAGATTCAAGTTCCGGTTTGTCCGATCTATCAAAATGTGGATGCGCTTCCATATCAAGATCCGGTTGCTATTAAAGAAAACTTAATTGCACAATTGACAGGCGCAGTACGTTGGACTCAAACTATTCAGACGATGCTGGCCGATGGTGCCGAAAGCTTTGTAGAAGTTGGACCTGGTGCTGTTTTACAGGGTTTAGTAAAGAAAGTTGATCGCCAGATTCCTACAGCGTCAGCGAAGATTGGAGAATAG